In Porphyrobacter sp. LM 6, one DNA window encodes the following:
- a CDS encoding PglZ domain-containing protein — MSITAFIRDDVLKPRLSSAGCLVVYDPARRYQQICAGMADDRTRFVDASDSSIESRLAAILALREIGRPQRSFDEVLVYVPTKPPLTDEEKQVDPFAIYAEGGAVFPHDDGDDYLSLCLRAKPDHATEVRRVFAGTAAGPAFSVIDAIGGGASWPQLRSVLKVDSAREILTALLAPTSSQNEALKAQDGWSDEAREFVQSTLGMSVKTRGKTWTSLADELWRFVLFSEFVFDLPGVLPESLKGVPHASPEARPVIEDVCNRLRGDANIRNTYIERAETIETELDLPAQCSMIDDLGERDTFPFEERTFLDAAINGITANDTDATRRMLARNKNSVWLGKGESLAQWELIRAGLSLIEACDDFERQLPDHARSQSDLLDFYLGSLREADRLQREFEQAVGDFLDTHGLMEVVIDQARGRYRRLAEKVQNVFVKHVETAGWPPQGRLSNADVFDRLLADRLKESGRRVAYLMIDALRYELGVALEKMLSEDGPVELQAAYAQLPSITLVGMASLLPGARADLSLALEADAMVPKLGDVRVGNVAQRMDVLRKRFGDRFQEMPLNEFVRGRPRISETTDLLVLRSTEIDSQLESNPETTLGLIPSTLKTIRVALHKLRGMGFKEAVIVTDHGFFLNAQAGAGDVSMKPQGNWVINAHDRLMLGDGNADAHNAVVAAEKLGIRGDFSQVAMPRSMAPYRSGHLYFHGGASLAEAVVPVLLMRLDDDDQIASGKVTVEISYKNGAKRITTRVPVIDIKLTSDDMFSQDTMMEVLIEAQDIKGNVIGEPRPGGDLNPATRTLSLMPGQSKQIALRMDADFEGKFTVKALNPTTLASFCAITLETDYTV, encoded by the coding sequence ATGAGCATTACCGCTTTCATCAGGGACGATGTTCTAAAGCCGCGTCTGTCGAGTGCCGGTTGCCTGGTCGTTTACGACCCCGCCCGGCGTTATCAGCAAATTTGCGCTGGCATGGCTGACGATCGTACTCGCTTCGTCGACGCATCCGACAGTAGCATCGAAAGTCGCTTGGCCGCCATTCTGGCATTGCGCGAGATCGGGCGGCCGCAAAGATCTTTTGATGAGGTTTTGGTCTATGTTCCAACAAAGCCTCCGCTGACGGATGAGGAAAAGCAAGTAGATCCTTTCGCTATTTATGCGGAGGGCGGAGCTGTTTTCCCGCATGATGATGGTGATGACTATCTGAGCCTTTGCCTTCGCGCCAAACCGGATCACGCTACCGAAGTGCGTCGTGTGTTCGCGGGTACGGCTGCTGGCCCTGCCTTTTCGGTAATCGATGCGATCGGCGGCGGCGCGAGCTGGCCTCAATTGCGCTCCGTGCTGAAAGTCGACTCTGCGAGGGAAATTCTGACCGCTTTGTTAGCGCCAACCAGCTCGCAGAACGAAGCATTAAAGGCTCAGGATGGTTGGTCCGATGAAGCACGAGAATTTGTCCAATCGACACTAGGCATGTCGGTCAAAACGCGTGGCAAGACATGGACTTCGCTTGCTGACGAGCTTTGGCGTTTCGTTCTGTTCAGCGAATTCGTTTTCGACCTTCCCGGCGTCCTGCCGGAATCTCTTAAAGGCGTTCCTCATGCATCGCCTGAGGCGAGGCCTGTTATAGAAGATGTCTGCAACAGGCTCCGAGGCGATGCTAACATCCGGAATACTTACATCGAGCGCGCAGAAACCATCGAGACGGAGCTAGACCTTCCCGCGCAATGCAGCATGATCGATGACCTTGGTGAGCGCGACACGTTTCCATTCGAGGAGCGAACGTTCCTCGATGCCGCGATCAATGGCATCACTGCCAACGATACCGATGCAACCCGAAGGATGCTGGCCCGAAACAAGAATTCTGTATGGTTGGGAAAGGGCGAAAGCCTAGCTCAGTGGGAGCTTATACGTGCAGGCCTGAGCCTCATTGAAGCTTGCGATGACTTCGAGCGTCAGCTTCCAGATCACGCTCGTTCACAGTCAGACCTCTTGGATTTTTATTTGGGGAGTTTGCGCGAAGCGGACCGGTTGCAGCGAGAATTTGAACAGGCCGTCGGAGACTTCCTTGACACACATGGGTTGATGGAAGTTGTTATTGATCAGGCACGAGGGCGTTATCGCCGACTCGCCGAAAAAGTGCAAAACGTCTTCGTCAAGCACGTTGAAACCGCTGGATGGCCGCCACAGGGGCGCTTGTCGAACGCTGACGTCTTCGACCGCCTCTTAGCTGACCGTCTAAAGGAAAGCGGGCGCCGTGTAGCATATCTTATGATCGACGCCTTGCGATATGAACTGGGCGTGGCGCTCGAAAAAATGCTTTCTGAGGATGGTCCGGTTGAGTTGCAAGCTGCTTACGCTCAACTGCCCTCGATTACACTCGTGGGCATGGCCAGTCTTTTGCCAGGAGCCCGAGCCGACTTATCCCTGGCTCTCGAAGCTGACGCGATGGTCCCGAAGCTGGGTGACGTTCGCGTAGGCAATGTCGCCCAGCGCATGGATGTGCTCAGAAAGAGGTTTGGCGACCGTTTTCAAGAGATGCCGCTTAACGAATTTGTCCGCGGCAGGCCCAGAATTTCTGAGACGACGGATCTTCTCGTTTTACGGTCCACGGAGATTGACAGTCAGCTCGAGAGCAATCCGGAGACCACTCTGGGGCTTATCCCTTCAACGTTAAAAACGATTAGGGTCGCCCTCCACAAGCTTCGAGGAATGGGCTTCAAAGAGGCAGTCATAGTTACCGATCATGGGTTTTTCCTGAATGCCCAGGCAGGAGCAGGCGATGTCTCCATGAAGCCACAAGGTAACTGGGTCATAAACGCCCATGACCGCTTGATGCTGGGGGATGGAAACGCAGACGCTCATAATGCTGTTGTTGCTGCTGAAAAACTTGGGATCAGGGGTGACTTCTCTCAGGTTGCTATGCCCCGCAGTATGGCGCCCTATCGATCGGGGCATCTCTACTTCCATGGGGGAGCCTCGCTCGCCGAAGCTGTCGTTCCTGTCCTGCTGATGCGCCTTGATGACGATGATCAGATAGCTTCAGGCAAGGTGACAGTCGAGATTTCATATAAGAACGGAGCAAAGCGGATCACAACGCGCGTACCTGTGATCGATATTAAATTAACGTCCGACGATATGTTCTCTCAAGACACTATGATGGAAGTGCTGATTGAAGCTCAGGATATTAAAGGCAATGTGATCGGGGAGCCGAGGCCAGGCGGTGACCTAAATCCTGCCACGCGGACGCTTTCTTTAATGCCGGGGCAGAGCAAGCAGATCGCTTTGAGGATGGATGCTGACTTCGAAGGAAAGTTCACCGTCAAAGCGCTCAATCCCACAACGCTGGCTAGCTTCTGCGCCATCACCTTGGAAACGGACTACACGGTATGA
- a CDS encoding Eco57I restriction-modification methylase domain-containing protein, whose amino-acid sequence MAFDQATRNRLQRFVTDTRRILEEEFTRQLQNDYGMDPASGNVTPIENLRHINDQQRETARIMRYTLAHYCASPGTDARSGLDRIVREQAFTVLNRLAALRMAEARGLLIESVGDGFQAKGFQLYARLAGAGLGETGDAYRVYLQSVFDELSRDLPGLFDRYSPQGRLFPREAALMQVLGQINHGEIDPLWAEDETIGWIYQYFNSKEERKAMRDASQAPRNSRELAVRNQFFTPRYVVEFLVDNTLGRLWFNWTGGQTALRDRCQYLLVKPDEQPEMAERLRDPRTIKLIDPACGSMHFGLYAFDLFQEIYRETWDWEQAHGPDGLDRETGGSPDLKSLADTYADHDAFLRDVPRLIIEHNIYGVDIDPRAAQIASLALWLRAQRAWHDAGVKAKDRPQVGQGQVVAAVAPPAEVDLRKRFMAELDPLDAELFEQTLFMLKGLPELGVLLEVEKELPALIRKVFGEHGNLFRTEDMAQWQKAEERLREALTDYARAARSTYQGRLFAEDALQGLRMIDHCREVFDVVVMNPPFGELAISTKAALAKAFPRSKNDLLAVFVERGLELMRKGAKIGAITSRTCFFLSSFQKWREEIVLGVARPVVVADLGLGVMDDAMVEAAAYVLEKQ is encoded by the coding sequence ATGGCGTTCGATCAGGCCACACGTAACAGACTGCAGCGCTTCGTCACTGACACGCGCCGAATTTTGGAAGAGGAGTTCACTCGCCAACTGCAGAACGATTACGGGATGGACCCGGCTTCGGGGAACGTCACCCCGATCGAGAACCTCCGGCACATTAACGATCAGCAACGCGAAACTGCGCGCATCATGCGCTATACCTTGGCTCACTATTGCGCCAGTCCGGGCACCGATGCTCGATCCGGCCTGGACCGCATTGTGCGCGAGCAGGCCTTTACCGTGCTCAATCGCCTGGCCGCACTTCGGATGGCCGAGGCGCGCGGCCTGCTGATTGAATCCGTGGGTGATGGTTTTCAGGCTAAAGGCTTCCAGCTTTACGCCAGGCTAGCAGGGGCTGGCCTTGGCGAAACAGGCGACGCCTATCGGGTCTATCTGCAGAGCGTCTTCGACGAACTTTCCCGAGATTTGCCTGGCCTGTTTGACCGATACTCACCACAGGGCCGCTTATTCCCGCGTGAGGCAGCGCTGATGCAGGTGCTGGGTCAGATCAACCACGGTGAGATTGATCCGCTGTGGGCCGAGGATGAGACCATCGGCTGGATTTATCAGTACTTCAATTCCAAGGAAGAGCGCAAAGCGATGCGCGATGCCTCCCAGGCGCCGCGCAACAGCCGCGAACTGGCAGTCCGAAACCAGTTCTTCACGCCGCGCTATGTGGTGGAATTCCTGGTTGACAACACGCTGGGCAGGCTCTGGTTTAACTGGACGGGTGGGCAAACCGCACTGCGAGACCGCTGCCAATATCTGCTGGTAAAGCCGGACGAGCAGCCCGAGATGGCTGAGCGGCTGCGTGACCCTCGCACGATCAAGCTGATCGATCCCGCCTGTGGGTCGATGCATTTCGGGCTCTATGCCTTCGACTTGTTTCAGGAGATCTATCGCGAGACTTGGGATTGGGAGCAGGCCCATGGTCCAGATGGACTCGACCGGGAAACCGGCGGCAGTCCTGATCTGAAGTCGCTCGCTGACACTTACGCCGACCACGATGCTTTTCTGCGCGACGTGCCGAGGCTGATCATTGAGCACAACATCTACGGCGTCGATATCGATCCACGCGCGGCGCAGATCGCCTCACTGGCGCTGTGGCTGCGGGCACAGCGGGCCTGGCATGACGCGGGCGTGAAGGCGAAGGACCGGCCGCAAGTGGGCCAGGGCCAAGTTGTAGCCGCTGTCGCGCCACCGGCCGAAGTGGACTTGCGCAAACGGTTCATGGCGGAACTTGATCCCCTGGATGCGGAGCTTTTCGAACAGACGCTGTTCATGCTCAAGGGCTTGCCTGAACTTGGAGTGCTGCTTGAGGTCGAAAAGGAGCTGCCGGCACTGATCCGCAAGGTCTTTGGCGAGCATGGAAACTTGTTCCGCACCGAAGACATGGCGCAGTGGCAGAAGGCCGAGGAGCGGCTTCGTGAAGCATTGACAGATTATGCACGTGCGGCGCGATCCACCTATCAGGGGCGGCTGTTCGCCGAGGATGCGTTGCAGGGGCTGAGGATGATCGACCACTGCCGAGAGGTGTTTGATGTGGTCGTTATGAATCCTCCGTTTGGCGAGCTAGCGATAAGCACTAAGGCCGCCTTAGCAAAGGCGTTTCCGCGAAGTAAGAATGACCTCCTTGCCGTCTTCGTTGAACGCGGGCTGGAGCTAATGCGAAAGGGCGCAAAAATCGGTGCGATTACTTCGCGAACTTGCTTCTTCCTCTCGAGTTTCCAGAAGTGGCGCGAAGAAATTGTCTTGGGTGTTGCACGCCCCGTGGTTGTTGCTGATTTGGGTCTAGGCGTCATGGATGACGCCATGGTCGAAGCCGCCGCCTATGTCCTGGAGAAGCAATGA
- the brxC gene encoding BREX system P-loop protein BrxC, with protein sequence MNIRELFDPSKDIFRTIEKVITYGAAQEDRLKAEISEYVVTESIEEQFRKLLDRMQLAMEAGGENEVGVWVSGFYGSGKSSFTKYLGLAFDDQCTIDGTPFLKHLQDRLHKPQTKALLSTVAQRFPAAVVLLDLASDMLAGATMEEVSTVLYFKVLQWAGYSQNLKVAALERMIEKDGRTDELHQRIAEALPGATWSRVQNMPLAIDGLVPKIAHEMYPNHFPDAKSFSSNTDGFFQFEGQRVEEMIDIVREKSGKENIIFIVDEVGQYVASRDNLILNLDGLAKNLKRLGDGKVWIISTAQQTLTEDDPRATLNSDKLYKLKDRFPIQIDLESSDIKEICYRRLLSKSPSGEDTLGKLFDTYGQALRHNTKLQDAKYYSADFSRETFINLYPFLPAHFDILLHLLGALAKSTGGIGLRSAIKVVQDVLKGEDGVTAMADQPVGWLATTVTLYNELEKDIRRAFPSIHQAVGKVLVRFPDTQRHQDVAKTIAVLQILSNLPITVENVASLMQSSITATSELDKVRNAVDEMLKDVLVPLGEKDGYLVFLSEKLRDIEQERGGLALRSVDVRRAFNDALRDTFDPLPRTNLHGTLAVASGLKIQSGGAATSLAGEQNPIQMIVELATGSDHDAARNRMLDDSRSRTGKNVIGLLARSNPDLDDFANEIYRSQRIAELHRNEPDQEIRDYCAAQLDRAAKLAAELKSKIKQTLQGGSFIFRGQATAVSTFNVDLLEASKKLLADVAGQVFDRYAEAPERVATDTAEKFLKVANPTAISSSLDPLGLVQSAGGRAGFRTDHKAMISIRDYIDKSGVVDGKRLLDHFSSDPFGWSPDTTRYILAAMLMAGEIKLKVSGREVTAAGQQAIDALKTNNSFKPIGVSLREERPSNETLGRAAERLTELVGDIVIPLEQEISRAAAKYFPRFQNDYGSLSEKLSGLGLAGSERVRTMNQDIADVLFTDASDAPQRLGAEESAIYENLKWALEVKRALDNGLDITVRELQAHRRDIEDLPSTGAPGGLRKELNDDLTMLNERLQKDDFFKHAADLNSLLTHVKARVREAVSSLSDQQKVRLKDGAEDLQRLPQWAGLTQEERSNTLAQLEALGLSAAEDLAGLRKLLARDYEISTTVEELKRSIIRQYEERRLQDIKGETETGGVREPRTMSRSVPVPSKITSPAQLDALIAALSDLKMQIALYDDLDVSFTLSGDV encoded by the coding sequence GTGAACATTCGCGAATTGTTTGATCCATCTAAGGATATTTTCAGGACGATCGAAAAGGTCATCACTTATGGTGCTGCCCAAGAGGACCGGCTGAAAGCCGAAATTTCCGAATATGTTGTGACGGAAAGCATCGAGGAGCAATTCCGCAAGCTACTAGATCGGATGCAACTCGCAATGGAGGCCGGCGGTGAGAACGAAGTCGGTGTTTGGGTCTCCGGCTTTTATGGCTCGGGCAAAAGCTCGTTCACCAAGTACCTGGGCCTCGCATTCGATGACCAGTGCACCATCGACGGAACACCCTTTCTCAAGCATCTGCAGGATCGGCTGCATAAACCCCAAACGAAGGCCCTCCTCAGCACCGTCGCGCAGCGATTCCCAGCGGCGGTGGTTTTGCTCGACCTAGCCAGCGACATGTTAGCTGGTGCCACCATGGAAGAGGTATCCACGGTTCTCTATTTCAAAGTCCTGCAGTGGGCTGGGTACTCACAAAACCTCAAGGTCGCTGCTCTCGAGCGGATGATCGAGAAGGACGGCCGCACGGATGAGTTGCACCAGCGGATCGCAGAGGCTTTACCTGGCGCAACTTGGAGCCGTGTGCAAAACATGCCGTTGGCAATCGACGGACTGGTCCCGAAGATTGCTCATGAGATGTACCCGAACCACTTTCCAGATGCCAAGTCATTCTCGTCGAACACGGATGGGTTCTTCCAATTTGAGGGTCAGCGCGTCGAGGAGATGATAGACATCGTCCGCGAAAAGAGCGGAAAAGAAAATATCATTTTTATTGTCGACGAAGTTGGTCAGTACGTGGCCTCGCGCGACAACCTGATCCTCAACCTGGACGGCCTGGCGAAGAACCTGAAACGCCTCGGAGATGGCAAGGTTTGGATCATCTCTACTGCCCAGCAAACACTGACCGAAGATGACCCGCGAGCCACACTCAACTCAGACAAACTCTACAAGCTCAAGGATCGTTTCCCGATCCAAATTGATCTTGAGTCAAGCGATATCAAGGAAATCTGCTATCGACGGCTGCTTAGCAAATCGCCCTCAGGCGAGGACACTCTCGGAAAACTCTTTGATACTTATGGGCAGGCACTTAGGCATAATACGAAGCTGCAAGACGCAAAATACTACAGTGCCGACTTCAGCCGTGAAACCTTCATAAACCTCTATCCATTCCTACCGGCACATTTTGATATCCTTCTGCACCTACTTGGGGCGCTTGCTAAATCGACAGGGGGCATCGGGCTGCGTTCGGCCATCAAAGTGGTTCAGGATGTTCTCAAGGGGGAGGACGGGGTTACCGCTATGGCTGACCAGCCTGTTGGCTGGCTAGCGACGACGGTTACGCTCTACAACGAGCTCGAAAAGGATATTAGACGCGCATTCCCCTCGATCCACCAGGCGGTAGGCAAAGTCCTGGTTCGGTTCCCAGATACTCAGCGACATCAGGATGTCGCGAAAACCATTGCAGTGCTCCAGATACTTAGCAATCTCCCCATCACGGTGGAGAATGTTGCGAGCTTGATGCAGTCCTCGATCACCGCAACTTCGGAACTTGATAAGGTGCGGAACGCCGTTGATGAAATGCTCAAGGATGTCCTCGTGCCGCTCGGGGAAAAGGACGGGTATCTCGTATTCTTGAGCGAGAAGCTTCGTGACATTGAACAGGAACGTGGAGGCCTGGCATTACGTTCAGTCGATGTTCGACGCGCATTCAACGATGCCCTGCGAGATACATTCGACCCTTTGCCAAGGACAAACCTGCACGGCACATTGGCGGTCGCTTCGGGGCTCAAGATCCAATCTGGTGGAGCTGCCACGAGCTTGGCCGGTGAGCAGAACCCAATTCAAATGATAGTCGAGCTGGCCACCGGCTCAGACCATGATGCCGCTCGCAACCGGATGCTTGATGATTCCCGGAGCCGCACGGGTAAGAACGTCATTGGGCTCCTCGCCCGCAGCAACCCCGATCTCGACGATTTCGCGAATGAAATCTACCGCAGTCAAAGGATCGCAGAGCTTCATCGCAACGAACCTGATCAGGAAATCAGGGACTATTGCGCGGCTCAACTCGATAGAGCCGCCAAGCTCGCCGCCGAGCTGAAAAGCAAGATCAAGCAAACGCTGCAGGGCGGCTCCTTCATCTTTAGGGGGCAGGCCACGGCGGTCTCAACTTTCAACGTTGATCTCCTCGAAGCTTCAAAGAAGCTTTTGGCCGACGTGGCAGGGCAAGTCTTCGATCGCTATGCCGAAGCGCCCGAGAGAGTCGCGACTGATACTGCTGAAAAATTTCTCAAGGTAGCTAACCCGACGGCTATAAGTAGCAGCCTGGATCCACTCGGGCTCGTGCAGTCCGCTGGTGGGCGCGCAGGCTTCCGGACTGATCACAAGGCTATGATCAGCATTCGCGACTACATTGATAAAAGCGGTGTAGTCGATGGAAAGCGGTTGCTGGACCACTTCAGCAGCGATCCCTTTGGTTGGTCACCAGACACGACCCGCTACATACTAGCAGCAATGCTAATGGCCGGCGAGATAAAGCTCAAGGTTTCAGGGAGAGAGGTTACCGCAGCAGGGCAGCAAGCAATTGATGCCCTGAAAACCAATAACTCCTTCAAGCCGATCGGTGTGTCACTCAGAGAAGAGCGTCCTTCCAACGAAACCCTTGGTCGAGCTGCAGAGCGCTTGACCGAGCTTGTCGGTGACATTGTCATTCCCCTTGAGCAGGAAATCAGCAGAGCTGCGGCGAAGTATTTTCCAAGGTTTCAGAACGACTATGGGTCATTGTCAGAGAAGTTGAGTGGGTTAGGCCTCGCCGGCAGCGAACGCGTTCGGACCATGAACCAAGACATAGCCGACGTTCTTTTCACCGATGCTTCGGATGCGCCTCAGCGCCTTGGGGCAGAAGAGTCCGCAATATACGAAAATTTGAAGTGGGCGCTTGAGGTCAAGCGGGCGCTTGATAACGGTCTCGACATCACGGTACGCGAGCTTCAAGCCCACCGCCGCGATATTGAAGACCTTCCCAGCACCGGTGCACCTGGTGGGCTTCGCAAGGAGCTTAATGATGATCTGACGATGCTGAACGAGCGGCTCCAGAAGGATGACTTTTTCAAGCATGCCGCTGATCTCAATTCGCTCCTCACGCATGTCAAAGCTCGTGTGCGAGAAGCCGTTAGCTCCCTCTCCGATCAACAGAAGGTGCGCCTAAAGGATGGGGCGGAAGACCTTCAGCGGCTGCCCCAATGGGCAGGCCTAACGCAAGAAGAGCGCAGCAACACGCTTGCACAGTTAGAGGCGCTGGGCCTTTCCGCGGCGGAGGATCTGGCTGGACTGAGGAAGCTTTTGGCCAGAGATTACGAGATCAGCACGACGGTGGAAGAGCTGAAGCGCTCAATCATCCGCCAATATGAGGAACGCCGCCTCCAAGATATTAAAGGGGAAACAGAGACGGGCGGAGTTCGAGAACCCAGAACGATGTCTCGCTCTGTTCCGGTGCCGAGCAAGATAACATCTCCTGCCCAATTGGATGCGCTGATTGCAGCCCTAAGTGATCTCAAAATGCAAATCGCTCTGTATGATGACCTCGATGTGTCATTCACGCTAAGCGGGGATGTCTGA
- a CDS encoding BREX protein BrxB domain-containing protein — MSSLRADFDELRERIRHGRELGHASFEPIYYLIFSPDHILEVKRQTPAWVAKLHQEGWDVHCFSVAEQIWDLLQKDPFWELCVTQDKASPLDWERTNKSLAGLITASGGLLKRLEDELLSLEGKSNALLLVTDLEALHPFLRIGAIESQLQGQFHVPTVFLYPGVRTGKTRLKFLGFYPEDGNYRSVHVGG, encoded by the coding sequence ATGTCCTCACTCAGGGCTGACTTTGACGAGTTGCGTGAGCGCATTCGCCATGGCCGCGAGCTCGGTCATGCCAGCTTCGAGCCGATCTACTATCTGATTTTTTCTCCAGACCATATCCTTGAGGTAAAGCGTCAAACGCCTGCCTGGGTGGCGAAGCTGCACCAAGAAGGCTGGGACGTTCATTGCTTTTCGGTAGCAGAGCAAATCTGGGACTTGCTGCAAAAGGACCCCTTCTGGGAGCTTTGCGTGACGCAGGATAAAGCTTCACCTCTCGATTGGGAGCGAACGAATAAATCCTTAGCTGGCCTAATCACGGCCAGCGGAGGGCTCCTCAAGCGGCTGGAAGATGAGCTCCTGTCTCTCGAAGGCAAGTCGAACGCTCTGCTGCTCGTTACAGACTTAGAGGCGCTCCATCCATTTCTGCGGATTGGAGCTATCGAGAGCCAGCTTCAAGGGCAATTTCACGTACCGACGGTGTTTCTGTATCCTGGCGTAAGGACAGGCAAAACCCGGCTAAAATTCCTCGGCTTTTATCCCGAGGATGGAAACTATCGTTCCGTCCATGTCGGCGGTTGA
- a CDS encoding BrxA family protein: MIVTEGPLYTTQLQAGLGLVDETKELLDLWVAGMTASQLHQLALTSGRFPNVTARRLRNIVSECFAPRYLISNGAPAQCLKQLSGSIPAADLAQIMLIYTARANPILGDFIRTVFWPRYAGGYADITNDDARAFVERAIDDGKTSIRWSESTVRRISAYLTGCCADYGLLSGGSRSARRIHPLRISSVASAYLAYDLHLAGVGDNALLSHPDWQLFGLAKDDVLDELKRLSLKGHLIVQVAGDVVRISWKQSNMQELCDVLTQG, from the coding sequence GTGATCGTGACAGAGGGGCCCCTTTACACAACCCAACTGCAGGCCGGCCTTGGCCTGGTTGACGAGACCAAAGAGCTTTTAGATCTCTGGGTGGCAGGCATGACCGCCTCTCAGTTGCATCAACTTGCACTGACTTCAGGGCGCTTCCCCAATGTCACCGCTCGGCGTCTGCGAAATATTGTTTCAGAGTGCTTTGCCCCACGTTACCTTATTTCGAATGGCGCTCCTGCACAGTGTTTGAAGCAGCTGTCCGGTAGCATTCCAGCGGCGGATTTAGCCCAAATCATGCTGATTTATACGGCTCGCGCGAACCCAATTTTGGGAGATTTCATACGCACTGTGTTTTGGCCTCGGTATGCAGGAGGATATGCAGACATCACCAACGACGATGCCAGAGCCTTTGTGGAACGAGCGATTGATGATGGCAAAACAAGCATACGTTGGTCAGAATCAACCGTCAGACGCATATCAGCCTATCTCACAGGTTGTTGTGCCGACTATGGCTTGCTCTCCGGAGGCTCGCGCTCGGCACGCCGCATCCACCCATTGAGAATCTCATCGGTCGCATCTGCATACCTGGCCTATGACCTGCATCTCGCAGGCGTTGGCGATAATGCCCTTTTATCACATCCTGACTGGCAGTTGTTCGGGCTGGCTAAAGATGATGTGCTCGATGAGCTTAAAAGGCTGTCCCTGAAAGGGCACCTCATTGTCCAGGTTGCAGGCGATGTTGTCCGCATAAGCTGGAAACAATCAAACATGCAGGAGCTTTGCGATGTCCTCACTCAGGGCTGA
- a CDS encoding BrxE family protein, with protein MSYKTKSSLSSVLKLRILVGFLGERSQFGWWPTSFYEASGRLFLEPIFSKSQGLAQYHGVTEAARRLHDEHLSVGTYHLFRLPEEIEQDLHDLMQEDGDALSPATLYGDAENALSVLESMSGAMPKAGVGPVSTGNIADLNDHLGDLAAVYSASFKSNTQSFPYLVR; from the coding sequence ATGAGTTACAAAACAAAATCGTCACTCTCATCAGTCTTGAAACTCAGAATCCTGGTAGGTTTTCTGGGCGAGCGATCTCAGTTTGGATGGTGGCCTACGTCATTTTATGAAGCATCCGGCCGACTGTTCCTTGAACCGATTTTTTCAAAATCGCAGGGCCTCGCCCAATATCACGGAGTTACTGAAGCCGCACGTCGTCTGCACGATGAGCACCTAAGCGTCGGTACATACCATCTCTTCCGCCTACCGGAGGAAATTGAGCAAGATCTTCATGACTTAATGCAAGAGGATGGTGACGCGCTATCACCTGCAACCCTTTATGGAGACGCGGAAAATGCGCTGAGCGTCTTAGAAAGCATGTCGGGAGCAATGCCAAAGGCGGGTGTTGGTCCTGTATCGACAGGAAACATTGCGGATCTCAATGATCATCTTGGTGACCTGGCGGCGGTTTACAGCGCATCGTTCAAGTCAAACACTCAATCTTTCCCCTACCTGGTGAGGTGA